In one Aromatoleum aromaticum EbN1 genomic region, the following are encoded:
- the amrS gene encoding AmmeMemoRadiSam system radical SAM enzyme, translated as MNHPGRHWHKIDDDRIQCDVCPRYCKLHEGQRGACFVRMRESDAIVLTTYGRSSGFCIDPIEKKPLNHFYPGTSVFSFGTAGCNLACKFCQNWDISKSRDMDRLMDQASPDEIARTAAEWSCRSIAFTYNDPVIFTEYAVDVADAAHALGLKSVAVTAGYVTEVARGDLFSHMDAANVDLKGFTDEFYVKLCGAHLQPVLDTLKWLVHETDVWVEITTLLIPGENDSDAELQALSSWVAKELGTEVPLHFTAFHPDFKLTDTPPTPPATLTRARRIARAQGLRHVYTGNVHDVEGGTTRCTGCGKAVIERDWYEILGYALDDSGACLACGTPLAGRFARFEQPFGARRIPVPIHRVA; from the coding sequence ATGAACCATCCAGGACGCCATTGGCACAAGATCGACGACGACCGCATCCAGTGCGACGTATGCCCACGCTATTGCAAGCTCCATGAAGGCCAGCGCGGCGCGTGCTTCGTGCGCATGCGCGAGTCCGACGCGATCGTATTGACCACCTACGGTCGCAGCTCCGGTTTCTGCATCGACCCGATCGAGAAGAAGCCGCTCAATCACTTCTATCCCGGCACCAGCGTGTTTTCGTTCGGCACCGCCGGCTGCAACCTCGCGTGCAAGTTCTGCCAGAACTGGGACATCTCGAAGTCGCGCGACATGGACCGACTGATGGACCAGGCTTCTCCCGACGAGATCGCGCGGACTGCGGCCGAGTGGAGTTGCCGCAGCATCGCCTTCACGTACAACGACCCGGTGATCTTCACCGAATACGCGGTGGACGTCGCCGATGCGGCGCACGCGCTCGGCCTCAAGAGCGTCGCCGTCACGGCCGGTTACGTCACCGAAGTCGCGCGTGGCGACCTTTTCTCGCACATGGATGCGGCCAACGTCGATCTCAAGGGTTTCACCGACGAGTTCTACGTCAAGCTGTGCGGCGCGCACCTGCAGCCGGTGCTCGACACGTTGAAATGGCTCGTCCATGAAACCGACGTGTGGGTCGAGATCACGACGCTGCTGATCCCCGGCGAGAACGACTCGGACGCCGAGTTGCAGGCGCTCTCGAGCTGGGTGGCGAAGGAACTCGGAACTGAAGTGCCGCTGCATTTCACCGCCTTCCACCCGGATTTCAAGCTCACCGACACGCCGCCGACCCCGCCGGCGACGCTGACACGCGCGCGCCGCATTGCGCGCGCACAGGGCCTGCGGCACGTCTATACCGGCAACGTGCATGACGTCGAGGGCGGCACGACGCGCTGCACCGGATGCGGAAAGGCAGTCATCGAGCGCGACTGGTACGAGATTCTCGGCTATGCGCTCGACGACAGCGGCGCATGCCTGGCGTGCGGAACGCCCCTGGCCGGCCGCTTCGCGCGTTTCGAGCAACCGTTCGGCGCGCGCCGGATTCCGGTCCCGATTCACCGCGTGGCCTGA